Within the Flavobacterium sp. N502536 genome, the region TAAGGGATATTCTTTACCTCCCAATCCGGTAAATAAACTATACGCAGTCTTGTCGCAGGAACAAACAGCATTTATACCATCGATGGTCATGGCGGTGCATGATGTTATAGGCTGATTAGGACAGGCAGCGTCAAATGCATTGTAACCGCTTCCGGTATTAAAAATAATAATTCCTTTTGCACCATAATTTGGAACAATGACAGCATTACTTACAAATTTAAGGTTTGAATAGGCCGGCAAATTCATATCAACAGAAAGGTTAACCGTATAGCTTGGAATGTAAGGGTTTTTATTACTTCGGTTATTGTCGCTACAGGATAAAAGCACAGAAACAAAGACAATTAAGTACCAGAATTTTTTCATTATTTTAATAAGAATTAGTGAAACAAAAATAATTTATTTAGATTTGAATTCTATATGATTAACATATAATTATGTACTATTAAAAATAATAGTATATTTGTAATAAGAAATCCCGTCCCGATGGGATTTTTTGTATTTATATAAACGACGAAGTTATGAGTAAAGTATCTTATTATACAGCAGAAGGATTAAAAAAATTAAAAGATGAGTTGGAGCATTTAAAAAGTGTAATGCGTCCAAAGGCATCTCAAGATATAGCGGAAGCAAGAGATAAAGGTGATTTATCTGAAAACGCCGAATATGATGCTGCAAAAGAAGCGCAGGGTCTGTTAGAAATGAGAATTGCTAAGTTGGAAGAAGTGTATTCTAATGCGAGATTAATTGACGAATCTCAATTGGACGTTTCGAAAGCGTTGGTTCTTTCTAATGTGAAAATTAAGAATCAAAGCAACGGAATGGAAATGAAATATACGCTTGTTGCCGAAAGTGAAGCCGATTTAAAAACAGGAAAAATCTCTGTAACCTCTCCGATTGGAAAAGGTTTACTAGGAAAATCTGTTGGAGAAGTAGCTGAAATTACGGTTCCAAACGGAGTTTTGAAATTCGAAATTCTTGAAATTACCAGAGACTAATTTTTTAAGTGTAACTGTTTAATCGTTAAATCGGTTGAACAATGAACCAATTAAACGAAAATAGAATGTCAATATTTACCAAAATAGTAAACGGAGAAATTCCGGCTTATAAAATTGCTGAAGACGATAATTATTTGGCTTTTTTAGATGTAAACCCAAATGCAAAAGGGCATACACTTTGTATCCCAAAAAAAGAAATCGATAAAATTTTCGAGATAGAAGACGAGTTGTATTTAGGGTTAATGAAGTTTTCTAAAAAAATTGCAATTGCTTTAGAAAAAACCGTTCCCTGTAAAAGAGTCGGAATGGCGGTTGTTGGTTTAGAGGTGCCTCACGCACACGTACATTTGATTCCGTTAAACGAAATGGATGAAATGCGTTTCCAGAATAAAGTTTCGCTTTCTAAAGAAGAGTTTGAAGCTTTGGCTAAAGACATTCAGTCAAATTTATAAAACAATGTCAGACTGAGCGAAGCCGAAGTCTGTCGTTTCAAACATAAAAATCTCGACTCCGCTCGATTTGACAGTCGAAATAAAAAAGATAAAGTGCAGTAAAGTAATTTTACTGCACTTTTTTATTTAGCGAAATCAGTCAAATTTATAAAACACCACGTCAGACTAAGCGAAGTCGAATATGTCAGACTGAGCGAAGTCGAAGTCTTTTGTTACACTTTTTTATTTAACGAAATCTGGAATGTAGTTCCTTTTCCAATTTCAGAATGTAAAACTTTTATTTTTCCGCCATGATATTCCTCAACGATTCTCTTGGTCAATGAAAGTCCCAGACCCCAGCCGCGTTTTTTCGTGGTAAAACCGGGTTCGAAAATAGTTTTGAACTGTTTTTTATAAATTCCTGTTCCGGAATCTTTTACATTAATTTTTACATGCTGCGAATCTTCTTCGATTTGAAGGTCCAGCGTTCCTTTTCCTTTCATGGCGTCGATTGCATTTTTAATCAAATTTTCGATCGTCCAGCTGTGCAGCGTGGGGTTTATCATAGCCAAAATGCTTTGCTGAGGGGCATGATAAGAGAACGAAACCTGTTTTGAAAAACGGGATTGCAGGTATTTGTAGGTGTTCAGCGTTTCGGCAACAATATCTTTCTCTTCTAACACAGGAACCGATCCAATTTTAGAAAAACGGTCTGTAATGGTTTGTAAACGCTCAATGTCTTTTTCGATCTCAAGGGTTATGGACGGATCGATCTCTTCAGTTTTTAAGATCTCGACCCAGCCAATTAAGGAAGATAAAGGTGTTCCGATCTGATGTGCTGTCTCCTTAGCCATTCCTGCCCAAAGCTTGTTTTGAGTGGCCATTTTGGTACTTCGGTAAAAGTTATAAATCAAAGCTCCAAATAAAAAGATAATAAGCAATAAGGCGATCGGATAGTATTTTAATTTGTTGATCAATGCCGAGTTTCCATAGTACAATGCCTGATGTTTTCCGGGAGCATACTCAATAACGATAGGCTCATTTTCATTTTTTAGATTTTTGAGATAGGATAATGTGCTTTTTTCATTTTGAAGAACTTCTTCGGGTACATTGACAGAACTAATTACCTTGTCATACATCGTAAGCATAACGGGAACCGAGGTATTGTTGTTGATGATTTCAAGCGGTAAATCCAGATCTGTATTTTCATCTGCATTGACCAGTGTCTTTTGTGCATTGGCCCAAAGATTCATTTTCAGGCGTTCTTCGTTTTTAAAGATTTGAAAAAAAGTATAAGTGTTCCAGAGAATCAAAGAAATGATTAAAAAGGAAATAAAAATAATGATCCAACGTGTTGTATTTCTTCGCTCGGAAAAAGACATAACTATTTTTTTGTGGTATAAATATAACGAAATATACACATTTAATATTTTGTGGAGCGTTAAAGATTTTTTTGTTTTTAAGTCTGAAACTATTTCTTTGGATTAAACGATTTTTCTATTTTTGTAGCTACGGAAATGAGGTTCCATTAAAAAGAAAAATATGATTAGCATTGATCCAAAAGAAATACCAACGGCAAAATTACAAGGTTATTTACAAAGTGCTGTAGGGCCGAGGCCAATTGCATTTGCGAGTACAATTAGTGCTAAGGGAATACCTAATTTGTCGCCTTTTAGTTTCTTTAATGTGTTCAGTGCCAATCCGCCAATTTTGGTTTTTTCACCGGCCCGACGTGTACGCGATAATACCGTTAAACACACTTTGATTAATGCGGAGGAAACCCGCGAAGTCGTAATTAATGTTGTGAATTATGATCTGGTACAGCAAACATCGTTAGCGAGTACAGAATATGGTGAAGGCGTAAACGAATTTATAAAAGCCGGATTGACGCAAATTCCCTCTGATTTTGTAAAACCTTATCGCGTAAAAGAGTCTCCGGTACAGTTTGAATGCAAAGTGACTCAGATTATTCCGTTAGGAGATCAGGGTGGTGCGGGGAATTTAATTCTTTGTGAAGTGGTTAAGATTCATATTCATGAAGCAATTTTAGATGAAAACGGAGCCATTGATCAGCATAAAATCGATTTGGTTTCGAGATTGGGAAGTAATTGGTACTCCAGATCGAATCAGGGACTTTTTGAAGTGCCTAAACCATTGACAACTTTAGGAGTTGGAGTAGATGTGATTCCGGATTTTATCAAAGAAAGTCCTGTTTTTGACGGAAATGATCTTGGAAAATTAGGCAACATTGAAGCCTTGCCTACCACAGAAGAAGTTAGTATATTTGTGAAAGAAAATTTTTCGGTAAAAGGAGTTTTAAGCTCAGACGATCTCGAAAAAGTACACTTGGAAGCCAAAAAATATCTGAATAAAGACGATATTTCATCGGCCTGGAAAGTACTTTTAGCAAAACAATAAGAATAGAAACAATAATTAATATAGAAAGAAGATGGAAGTTACAGGAAAAGTAAAAGTGGTGAACCCAGAGCAACAAGTTAGTGCTGCATTCAAAAAAAGAGAGTTGGTTGTTACCACAGATGAGCAGTATCCACAGCATATTTTGATCGAATTTACGCAAGATAAATGCGATTTGTTAAGTAGCTACAAACAAGGTGAGGCAGTAAAAGTTTCTATCAATTTAAGAGGAAGAGAATGGGTTAATCCACAAGGTGAAACCAGATATTTCAATAGTATTCAAGGTTGGAGAATCGAGAGACTGGCACCGGAAGGTCCTGGACAAACGGCTCCAATGCCAGCTGCAGAAGCTTTTGCACCGGCAACTAATTTGAACGAAGACGAACCGGACGATTTACCGTTCTAAAAAAGTTAAAATTTCAAATAGTAAATTCCAAATTCCAATTCATGAAATGTGTAATTGGAGTTTGGAATTTGCTTTTATATTTAAACTTCGTGTAATCGTTTATCCTTGCTGAAAAAGGAAAAAATGAAACACCCTCCCGGAATTTGGAATTTTAATATTGGATTTTTTTAAAATGTATTACGTATTTAACGATTTGTTTTTTCCACCCGTTTCAGAAGCCGATGAAGAAGGAATTCTGGCTATTGGCGGAGACTTAGACCCGGAAAGACTGAAACTGGCTTATAAAAGCGGAATTTTTCCGTGGTTCAATGAAGGAGAACCGATTCTTTGGTGGTCACCCGATCCCAGAATGGTTTTGTTTCTTGATGAGTTGATCGTGTCAAAAAGTATGCGTAATATTTTGAATAGAAAACAGTTTAAAGTTACCTTTAATCAAAGTTTTGAAGCTGTGATTTCGAATTGCCAGAACATCAAACGTGATGGTCAGAACGGAACCTGGATTTCAAACGAAATGATTGATGCCTACTGTAAATTAAACGAACAGGGGATCGCAAAATCTGTTGAAGTCTGGCAGGATGAAGTTTTGGTAGGAGGTTTGTATGGGATTGATTTGGGTCATGTTTTTTGCGGAGAAAGCATGTTTTCGAAAGTATCAAATGCTTCAAAAGTGGCTTTCATCGCTTTGGTGCAGTACTTAAAAGAAGCGAACTACAAACTTCTGGATTGTCAGGTTCATAATTCGCATTTAGAGAGTTTAGGTTGTCGTGAGATTGATCGCGAAGTGTTTATATCCATTTTAAAAAAGGAATAAAATGAGTGCAGTTCATATTGTAAAAGAACTTTATATCTATCCTGTAAAAAGTCT harbors:
- a CDS encoding Rieske (2Fe-2S) protein, with translation MKKFWYLIVFVSVLLSCSDNNRSNKNPYIPSYTVNLSVDMNLPAYSNLKFVSNAVIVPNYGAKGIIIFNTGSGYNAFDAACPNQPITSCTAMTIDGINAVCSCDKTAYSLFTGLGGKEYPLKQYRVEVTGTVIHVYN
- a CDS encoding flavin reductase family protein, with the protein product MISIDPKEIPTAKLQGYLQSAVGPRPIAFASTISAKGIPNLSPFSFFNVFSANPPILVFSPARRVRDNTVKHTLINAEETREVVINVVNYDLVQQTSLASTEYGEGVNEFIKAGLTQIPSDFVKPYRVKESPVQFECKVTQIIPLGDQGGAGNLILCEVVKIHIHEAILDENGAIDQHKIDLVSRLGSNWYSRSNQGLFEVPKPLTTLGVGVDVIPDFIKESPVFDGNDLGKLGNIEALPTTEEVSIFVKENFSVKGVLSSDDLEKVHLEAKKYLNKDDISSAWKVLLAKQ
- the greA gene encoding transcription elongation factor GreA; protein product: MSKVSYYTAEGLKKLKDELEHLKSVMRPKASQDIAEARDKGDLSENAEYDAAKEAQGLLEMRIAKLEEVYSNARLIDESQLDVSKALVLSNVKIKNQSNGMEMKYTLVAESEADLKTGKISVTSPIGKGLLGKSVGEVAEITVPNGVLKFEILEITRD
- the aat gene encoding leucyl/phenylalanyl-tRNA--protein transferase is translated as MYYVFNDLFFPPVSEADEEGILAIGGDLDPERLKLAYKSGIFPWFNEGEPILWWSPDPRMVLFLDELIVSKSMRNILNRKQFKVTFNQSFEAVISNCQNIKRDGQNGTWISNEMIDAYCKLNEQGIAKSVEVWQDEVLVGGLYGIDLGHVFCGESMFSKVSNASKVAFIALVQYLKEANYKLLDCQVHNSHLESLGCREIDREVFISILKKE
- a CDS encoding sensor histidine kinase, which encodes MSFSERRNTTRWIIIFISFLIISLILWNTYTFFQIFKNEERLKMNLWANAQKTLVNADENTDLDLPLEIINNNTSVPVMLTMYDKVISSVNVPEEVLQNEKSTLSYLKNLKNENEPIVIEYAPGKHQALYYGNSALINKLKYYPIALLLIIFLFGALIYNFYRSTKMATQNKLWAGMAKETAHQIGTPLSSLIGWVEILKTEEIDPSITLEIEKDIERLQTITDRFSKIGSVPVLEEKDIVAETLNTYKYLQSRFSKQVSFSYHAPQQSILAMINPTLHSWTIENLIKNAIDAMKGKGTLDLQIEEDSQHVKINVKDSGTGIYKKQFKTIFEPGFTTKKRGWGLGLSLTKRIVEEYHGGKIKVLHSEIGKGTTFQISLNKKV
- a CDS encoding DUF3127 domain-containing protein, which produces MEVTGKVKVVNPEQQVSAAFKKRELVVTTDEQYPQHILIEFTQDKCDLLSSYKQGEAVKVSINLRGREWVNPQGETRYFNSIQGWRIERLAPEGPGQTAPMPAAEAFAPATNLNEDEPDDLPF
- a CDS encoding HIT family protein; protein product: MSIFTKIVNGEIPAYKIAEDDNYLAFLDVNPNAKGHTLCIPKKEIDKIFEIEDELYLGLMKFSKKIAIALEKTVPCKRVGMAVVGLEVPHAHVHLIPLNEMDEMRFQNKVSLSKEEFEALAKDIQSNL